Genomic segment of Ictalurus furcatus strain D&B chromosome 9, Billie_1.0, whole genome shotgun sequence:
CTCTGCAGTGCTCaactctttgtctgtctctctctctttctaaagTGTGAACGTAAAGAGGAAATCATTGAGAAGATTAAGCTGCTAGACATCGAAACCCAGACAGCCATTGTTTCTCATATCCAGGAAGTGAGTAAAAATTATTAGTCCTCCAATTTTTCACTAAAAGTGGCACATACTATGGGGCTGCgttgtgtctgtctgtgagaGTATAATCATCTCTCCATGTAGGTGACCCACAACCAGGAGAATGTTCTGGACATGCAGTGGCTGGAGGTGGGGGAGCTGCCACCCGAGGACCTGGACCCACTGTCTCGTATCATGGCCTTTCACCTACGCAAGCTCATTGATGAGCGTGACGAGTGCTCAGAGGCAAGTACACTTCCCTTCTCAAACTGAGCACTGTATTGTATTGCTTTATATAGGGGGTATGTGGAGTGCAGGTAAAAGAGCTTGAATCTGAGATCTCTGGTTTgtctggtttttttgtttgtttgtttttttttagctgattTTGGAGCTGAGTCAAGAGAGAGATTACTTGCAGTTGCAGCAACTCCCTAACTCTGTAGGCTACTCCAGTGCTGACCAGTCAACTCAGCCTTCTATACTAACCAAAGAAGAACGCCAGCACCTATCAGTGGAGCTTGCTGATACGAAGGCCAAACTGCGCCGTTCCCGCCAAGAACTGTACGTAATGATAAATTTCAGTCTTCCTGTTTTCCAATGGCCTAAAGTTCCTAGTTCTTACATGTCTCTTAAGCCTAGTACTGAAGACTTTACAATGTATGAAATGTATAATTAGGATCGTGTCTTGAATGCCAACCTACACGATCTCTTCAGACAGAGAATGTCCACAGTGGTGCCAACATCTATGgtttagaccagtggttctcaacacgGGGGCGCAGGGAGATCGGAAGGGggcacaaattgttttcaagaaaaacaaaacacagacagtgcatcatttgggtactctgtgtattttattgcttttcaaatacaATGTgcataaaaatggaaaaactctgcgtTCCCTCTccttctgcattttctttttgctggggagaggcggagcttagccggCCTTTTATCTAGcagtcagtgcagaccagtgttgccaactaaTGATGGTCCGCTCTAATGATGGGatgttcggatcattttactgactcggatctttcaatctcgttcagcaaaatgaccaaatcttttttcgagtcatttttgttcattttagcagaatataatacaaattttacatgttaaattccccaacacatctagtacttaaactataaaataaactataggttaatgcaaccaaggccgaattatgagaaaccaaaattattaattaattgctaaactgggtcttcaggctatgcagtctgttagttcacctcgcCTCCGGATCAGGGCCGGAGCAGCACATCCCGTTGATCGCACGGCAGGTGACATGgacgtgaatgtaaaaagaagcaagcgCAGGTGTTCCACTGATTGACTTAACATTGTCATGgctaacgagacgcgccctccGTCCCAATTTACCATTCCTTATGctaatgtttttagaatgcaagacgaatttaatgcaacatgttttacatgtaaaatattacaCGTTATTACAACCTAGTTCTCTTATTCAAAGTAGTTATGgtattcagaaacatttttgatcattatgttccatacctgtccgttatatagttttataaaagtcataaaactttattttaaaaatcatgttatgaaaagtaattgaaaaaatacaaaagcaaaaaaaatctatcctgtctgtctgtttatctatatAAAACAGATTATGGattgttatatatagatagataatcattatagcCTACCTGGTCTCTCTTAATATAGCGTGGGTGGGGGGgtgctttagttacaaaagtttGAGAACTTCTGGTTTAGTGTTTACGATATATAAAACCCCTTGCAACAGCAGATGAAAATCAGTTGCCCTGTTACTGTAGGTCTGAAGGATTTTGATTCCAAGCAAGTATTGACTAGAAAGTGACAGAGAAGATAAGCAGTCATAAAAGATTATCGGAAGTAAGTAGCCATAATGATAATGTCGGAATCAAGGCCCCAGATGTCAAAATTTTTGTTGCTGTAAGCTGTATTCtatttgaataaatgttaatgttgcAAGACTCTTCTATGACTCATTTTGGGTGTGCTGCTTAGAGGTGCAGTAGTTAATATTCACGTTGATGTACTATATAAGTATATAGTTCGGGTAGGTTCCATTGCAGACCAAGAAAAGGAAAAACCCTTTGGCAATAATGCAGCCACCTGAAAACTGCTTTTCTAGTTTCTCTCAGAAACCAGCAGCCAGACCAAATGCGAATAAAAATTGCCCAGTAGAAAAaccaattcactgaaggggaaaaggCGCGGGATATGAGAGGTGCTTATTTGATTCGGGTGAAACTTGCCCTGTGAATGCAGGCTTGGATTTGTCAGCcaatagcaaaaaaaagttggcaCCTGTATGgttggtttaaaataaataaaatactcgACACCATCGGTATCAGCAGAGAAGCCTCCACCACAAGTGTAGTCCTTTTTGTTACTATTTTGTATTCCACAAATATCCTTCcatatacttttttaaattaaactgcCAGACTTATCACAGAGCCTGTTACACCCATCTTAATCAACTTGGTACCCTGTTAAGTATAGAATTGATTTTTAAGATGTTCTTGTTTACAAAGCCCTCAATAGCTTGGCCTCTCAGTATCTGACCCATTTACTCCCTCTAGAATGCTGCGATCTTGTGACCTTGGTTTTACTGACGGTACCTAGATCTAGACTTGTGCACGGTCACCTCGTTTTTTTCGTGATTACCGATCTGAAACTTTGGAATAGTCTTCCTTTCTATGTCAGACTTGCCCCCTTCTATCTCTGCTTTTAAATCTGCTCTAAAGACATACTTGTTTTCTCTGGCTTTCAgtattctgtgtttgttttttttttcttttctttttattatagTACTTGTCATTTACTTTGTTGTATGTTtatgtagtttatttttatattgtacagCAGTTTGGTCAGCcttggttgtttttaaatgtgctttattaataaatatgaatatatgtgAACACGTCAAACATGAAGGATGCTATTGCGGGGGGGGCGGGATTTCagatatttgaccttgctgtgaccttgaccttgtttggatcaattccgaagtctaatcagttcatctgctagttataataattccttaaaaatcctacaaacattctacTACTTGTTCTTTAGATATCGCGGTAACGAGAATCTCAGCTGGACGCGTGGTCAGACAATCCGAAAACATAACTCCCTcccacattttattcatttcagtagAGAACGGCACATTTGCGCAGTGTATAATTGGGCAAGTGGACTGGTAGTGTCAGTAAAATTATGATCCTAATCTTGtacacagagaagagaagaccgAGCAGCTGATTGATGCTAGGAATGAACTGGAACGTCTGGATGCAGAGATGCAAAAGCTGAAACAAGAGGTCAGTGTGTTCTCCCTGTTATCActtttttactgtatatatggcaCCGCTTAACAATCATGAGTTATGTTGCAGAAAATTTCACTGTCCTATCAGTTTGAAGTTTGAAGGTGAGAGGCACAGCTTAATCTTTACGGTGGAGCTTGTTAATTTTAACTTGTTTATAGACCTTTAGTAATCATAGTATTTTTGATAGTGTCTTTGAAATTATATCATGCAAGGGATCTGACCCATACGGTGTACGTAGTTTCAGCAGAGGGTTTGTAGAAATTACAAGCCGCTGCTTTAATTGTAATTGGCTTGTCCAGCTTTCAAATTTGGCGCGTGTATAAGTTCAGCCCTAAACTTATAGTCCTGTAGAGAGACCATTTGTTTGCATATGTGCCCACTCTGAACTGTTTTATGTGCAGAACATGCAGCTTTTGGCGGAGGCACGGTCGGTACGTGCTTATCGTGATGAAGTGGATGCTCTGAGGGAACGTGCAGGAAAAGTGGATAGACTTGAAACAGAACTTGCTCGCTTCAAAGAAAAACTTCATGATGTCCACTTCTACAAGGCCCGCATGGAGGTAACCATATTGTGCCTTTTGAAATAATCCTCTGGGCTCCACAGCTGTCAGTGGCAGGAATCTTCTGTCTATCTGTGTTTTCTTGTCCTTCCCCGACCATTTTATCTTTCacattatgttttgtttaatcTTGTCTGAATACTCTGTAGGAGCTGAGAGAGGACAATATGACCTTGGTAGAGACAAAGGCCATGCTGGAGGAGCAGCTGGGTACAGCCAGGGGGCGCTGTGACAAACTACACGAGCTGGAGAAGGAGAATCTTCATCTGCGCTCCAAACTGCACGATATGGAGATTGTAAGTACAGCTCGGAAATTAAGATTCTGTTAAAGAGGGAGAGGATACGATTGAAAGTCTGCTGATGTCCCCTGCTCTCTGGGGTGgtgcttttttcctttttcctttccttcccccCAGGACCGGGACAGTGATAAAAAGCGTCTAGAGGAGCTGCTAGAGGAGAACATGATGCTGGAGATTTCCCAGAAGCAGAGCATGAACGAGTCTGCTCACTTGGGCTGGGAGCTGGAGCAGCTGGCTAAGAACAATGAGGTCAATGATGGTCAGTCTGAGATACAGAAcactctttttgttgtttttttttttctttctgtcttgtctctgtgcagaagttcttGCAACGCACCATTTTATCCATTTCAATTTTTTATGCACAGCTAAGTGTAGTTCTGAGACTTCTCAGTGCTGAATGGCTTGTTGGCCCCTTCTCTCCATGTGCAGTACGCAAGTCATTTGGGGTTGAGATGAACGAGTCAGCATCCAGTCGGCTTCTGAAGCTGGAGAAAGAGAACCAGAGCCTGCAGAGCACCATCCAGAACCTGCGTGAGGCTGCACTCGGTCTTGAAGAGGGTCAGCTCCACACCATGGAGCTGGAGCGGGAGAACCAGGGCCTCAGCAAGAAGGTACACCTCATCTTTCTACCTCTTATTAGTTCTTTACTCtttagggtttttatttttcattttttgtccTAATAAAAAGATTTATGGTCTGTTCTCAGCTTGAGAGACTGCAGAGTCAACTGGACCAGGAGAAGCAGACAATAAAGGACATGGAGAATCTTGGAGAAGAGCTCATCAAGGAAAAGCAGAGACTGGAGAAAGATCTAGAGACCCTGAGAGCAGAAAAGGGAAAACAGGTACAGCCTATTGGCACGTATTGTAATGGAGGTGCCAGAATTAACTTCAGCTACTCCGTGCACTAATAATGATTTGTGTACGTGTCAGATCTCAGAGCTGGAGCAAGAGAAGGAACACCTGAGCCTGACCGTGAACTCACTGCGGAAACGTGCCCAGGAGGACAGTGAGGCACGCGTGCGTGAAGTGGAAACGGAGAATCGTATCCTCCACCAGAAGATCTCAGACACAGGAAGTCGGCTGGTGCAGCTTGAGAACGAGAAGCAGCAAGTCACCGAGCAGTTGGAGGATGAGCTGGAATGTGCCAAGGAACTTCAAAGGAAGGTGAAGACCTTAGAGTGTACTCAGAAGCAACTCCAGGATGAGCTAACCTCACTCAAAGTGGCTGAAGAGCAGCTTGAAACCTTGCAGTGCAAGAACAGCATCCTGGAGCAGGAAAACTGGGGGCTGAAGAAGGACGCAGAAGAGTTAAAGAGTGACAATATGCGTCTGACTCTGCTGGAAAAGGAGCACAGGAAGCTGGGAAATGAGAACGTGGAGCTTCGGAGCACTGTAGCTGAACTCCGTTCCCAGGCCAAGCGTACCGAAAGACTGGAGATAAACTGCAGCAGCCTTGACAAAGAGAACCAGCGGCTCCAACAGAGCCTGGAAAGTAGCAGCAACAAAATCCAGGGCCTCAAAAATGAACTGCACGAGGCTGAAACCCAGAGCGAGGAACTGCGGCATGAGCTGGAGGAGCTGAGGAAGTTGGCGAGACGTGCTGATGAAGCAGAGAAGGAGCGGCGGAAAGTGGAGCAGGAGCTGGGCCaagctgagaaagagagaaagcagcTGGAGAGGGAGGCACGTAGGCTGAGGCAGCAAGTGGATGTGAGGGAATCTGCACTTGAGGAGAGCTCGCTTAAACTGAGCAACATGGAGAAAGAGGGAGCAGCCACGAACAGGGAGCTTGCACGGCTCCAGGAGGCTGCCAGTAGAGTCAAGGATATGGAGAAAGAGAACAAGGAACTGCAGAAACAGGTCACCATTGACAAGAGGACCTTGGCCACACTCCGAGAGGTACTGCATGTAATGATGACAGCTTTTTAATCACAAAATCTTTAGTAAACTGTGTTAACCCAGTGCTGTGTGACTGCCATAGGAGCTGGTGAATGAGAAGCTGAGGGTGCAGCAGCAGTGTAATGAGCTCGAGAAGCTCAGTCATGAGCTGGAGAAGATCGGCCTGAACCGAGAAAGACTGCTCCAGGAAGAGCACAGCTGGGAGGACAAGTGAGTGTGTACACAATTGCAGTAGCTCAGTGATGTTTAGGGCATATTCACACTTGCACTTTTTGAGACCCGAGTTCTTTTGCACCAAGAGTTCGGCGAACGTCCCAGGTGCTAAACAACCCGAAAATGATGTTCTGTCGTTCGTGCCCAATAGACTGTGGTACAGACTACAGCATGTGTGAAAAGTGACCGATTCCAGGGTTGGAACTGTAATGGGTTGAACTTTCATATTACTTCCTATTTCACAttggctcagaaaagtatgctgtTGTCTGCCTGCTAAGTAAATCAAgcaaagaaagaattaaaaaacacaaatgacTACAACTCGAAAATGGTCACGCTAATCCACCGAAAGACTTCATTCACACTCCAAAACACAAAccacaaacatgtttatttacttgaatAATTAAATCAATATTAGGACAATAAAGGGAATGTGCCTGCGTTCTTTATTGTGCCATGATTTTGTAACTAGCAGGAGCAATGTACAGAATAAAGCCCACAGTCAGTCTTGGGTACAGCCTTCAGAATTCAGACAGAGTGTAAAAAATGCCCTAAAGGTCACACCAAAATTAGTTTTAAATACCAATGAAATACCAATTGCTCTGCTTGTGGCAGTTTATGGGGCCTTATGGGGTGTTTCAGAGCCTGCATATTGGAACTTGATCTGCtgctattttaatttttttcatgaaataaCACTTGCTTGTCAAATGTTTACATCATTGATTTTCCATTACCCCTCCATTTCTTAGAATAATGTGTCAAAACCATCACAATGATCAAGTTTCACACGCTGACCAATTCGcttatttcagttcattttgcCGAAAGGGTTTAACCAAATTTATTATGGGTACTTCAAGCTTCTAAGTAATTCAGAGTTTCcaagtactatatatatatgtggatGAGATGCATCATGAGAtgtcttaatttattttatgaacgcGTCCACCAGCTGGAGTGGGTGAGTTGAAGTAGTGACGTTAGTGAACTAACTGTGCACTAACGTAGTTGACGCTAGagcatatttctctctctttctctattgtCTGCTTTTAGGATCAAATGTAGTCTTTTCTTTTGTTGCATAATCTGCTTCAGTGCATGTCAGCTCTGGCCCTAGCTGGAGTTGAGATCATGGCTGTGTCCAGAAGAACGTGTGTAACGTTTTCTCATGTGAAAGTAGTTGAGACTAACACACCACTCTGCtcttttattaattttgtttgGAATGCACCCTGGAGAGTTGTCTCGGGGGAGGAGTTCCCTCTTTGCACtggattatatttatttctctttcactatctatctgtcggtctctctgtctttctgtctctgactGTCATCTCACTTTCCTTCTGTGTTTTTTGGTTGCTGTTTTGGAAAGTGTGTTCAGAAAGGATTAACAAGCCTGGACAGTGGCATTTCTCAATAGTTCCTTAGTACTCAATGAAATTTAATCTGCCAAGTATATTTATTACTACCATTCACATTCCATTAGCCTTTCGTCATgctcgtgtatgtgtgtgcatgtgcattgcTTTTGAGTGCTAGTACTGTAGATTGCTCTTGCATGGGTTCTCTATAGTTGTAGTTGAGCAGATTTGGTTATTTGtcattaataattgaaaaaaaaagaccaatgaCACAAATAATTTCAATCTGATTATAGACAGCTAATTTCAACGTGGCCATCTCATTGAAATGCTTTTAGTAAATACAAGATCCTGGAGTCGAAGATTGAGTCAGCGCTGAAGAATTCCATGGAGCTGAAGGAGGAAAAAATTCAGGGTCTGGAGTCACGCCTAGAGGAGAGCAGCAGCTTGAACCAGCAGCTCCGTACTGAGCTTGCATCAGTAAGACCACAGTACACACCACAGTATGCACAGAGACTTACGCTCTCTGTCATACTCTTTATTCACCTCCTCTCATGTTACACATTTGCTCACCTTCTCCAGGTGAAGAAGACACTGGAGGCCTTGAGGCAGAGGCAGGAGGAGGAGGCTGCTCACTCTGAAATTTCCCAGAAGGCTGTGGAGCAGGTCAGGTCTGGTACCAGCCAAGAGAAATGGGAGACGGAGCAGAGAGAAATCACCACTGAGCTGCTTAAACTCAAAGATCATCTGATAGATGTGGAAAAGAATGTGTGTTATCATTTTacgttttaaaatgatttttattctAATCAACTTAGGTCTTGCTCTAGCTGTTACTCCACGTAGTGTGGTGACCTCAGTGTTTGTCTGCTTCCCAGAATGCATCCCTACTGACAGAGAAGCATCTACTGAAAGAACACCTGAAGCAGCTAGACTCCCAGAACACACAGCTGAATGCTCAGACGCTAGCTCTGCAAAAACAGGCCACAACGCTGCAGGAGCAAAACACTGCACTTCACAAAGACACCGCCAAACTACAGGTACTGAAACCGACACTGCTAGTTTGTGAGTTAAGCCTACTTTACGTGGTGTGGGAACAGCGGTCTTCTACATTTTATTGCGTGCTACACTGTATAAGCGGATGGCaataaaatcttattttttGAAATTCTGTTCTGGCAGACAGAGATCAGTTTTATCCATGTGTGGTGCAAATTAACCTTTTTATGATTATCACAAGTGAAAAAAGCTCAAATACTCAAAACTCCAATAAaaacctccattttttttttttgaaaactgaAAGATGCAGACAGTTAGatacagatgcccatgattggttagtgttgcAGTGATCGGTGGGGAATCCCTGAGAGCATAGCCAATTTTGACCTCTTGGACTCCCAGCCATGGATGGCGTGGCATCAGTTGTCCAGATGAATAgggtgaacacttttctgttgcaccaatCGGGAGCCAGTAATGAAATGTTTAGCAGTGCTTCTTCAGGATGAGGTTTTGTGATTCTCTGGAATTATTTTGCATTGATCCACAAAATGTGTCATTGGATGTTTACGTAGTCTTATATaccgtttttatttaaaaaaataaaataaattaatgttgAGAGAAacatttgattaaaataaaacatagatACATTAAAGCTTTTCATGATTGATGATCGGGGGCATGATAGCgaagtggttagcatgtttgcctcgcacctccagggtttggggtttcaaatcctgcctctgccctgtgtgcacggagtttgtatgttctcatatatataaataatattaattatatacacacacattatttttcaacattattatatctctctatctatctatctactcagTGGAATTTATTTCAAAGTTAACCACGAACCATCACGTGGATCATGCTTAGTGATAAATGTTACGTTGTATGCCTTTTTGAACAGCGCTTTTTGTtatccctttttaaaaactgtgtgtctgtgtgtattcaGGTAGAGAACTCAACACTGAAATCTCAGAACTCGTCTCTGACCGCTCAGTACACAGCCCTGCAGGCTCAGCTGCAGACTCTTGAGGCAGAGGCGGAGGTTCTGCAGAGGCAGCATGAGGAGGCTCGAGTCAGACGTGACAGCATCTCTCAGGACCACGAGCGCCTGCTCAGCGTCCATGAGAGGCAGGCAGCCGAATACGAGCAGCTCATCACCCAGCACACTGCCTTGAAGAGCAGCCAGAGAGCACTGGAGCAGGAACACCGCAGTATGGAGAACAAGTCAGTCCCATTCTAATGCCATATATGCATGTTGTGTATGCGTTTTGCCAGCGTGTAACGCCAGAGTAAGGATGTGTGTTGTCTGTACGGAGACGCCACGGTGACTGTGGGCCAGGAGGACTGCTTTTACAACTATAGTAAAGCAAGGGAAATGATCAATCAAAGCTCAAGCACACTAAATAATGTAAACCCATTCAGGGTTTAAACATACataaaagtgttttttatttaagtatCTAAAAAATTACTAAAAGACAAGGGACATGTGTGTTCAGATTGAGAACTCCATGCACCCCAGGCCtgcaaaatttaaatgaaataacttgtaaccaaagaaagaaaagaaaccccTTGGCTTTGCTTTAGCAGCTAGATAATTTATCTCATTGGAAATAGAGCTCATTATTATCTTCCCTAACAGTTGTAGCCGACCCACTTCAAGGGTCATTCTgctatgcttttctgcttagaACTGTTgaaaagagtgattatttgagttactgtaccctttgtcagctcaaaccagtgtGGCCATTCATCTCTtacctctctcatcaataagGCTTTTCCACGCACAGAATGACCACTTATTGGATGGTTTTTGTGTTTCATGCCATTCTTTATAATCTCTAGagagatcagtagtttctgaaatactcacgCCAACCCATCTGGAACCAACCTCCATGTCATGGTCAAAGTACTGTATCTGAGAAGTGACATGTATGAAAGTTATAGTAGCTCTCAGTATCACAGTTATGGAGCACATGTTATGTAGCTGCCTGTTGACCAGCTGACTCTGTTGGAGCTGAACGTGAGGCACTGTAGAAACTCTTCCATGTGCTTCCTTATTTTTAAATCGTGACACGCAGTACACATTCGCGGATGCACATGTGCCTGTCGTGTTACTTTTTCCATTGTGCTCCATGGAAAATTGTGTCTAATGTTTATAGACTTGGTGTGAAAAGCAGACCAGTGTTCAGTCAGACTttgagagagatacacacatgATCTCATGAATAATGCAGCAGTGGGTCTCTAGAGGCGTAGGGCTTGAAGTAAAAGCAGACGTCTGTCACATGGCCAATCAGCTGTAATACCAGCCGTCTAGGAGCTTCAAAGGCCTGATGGGATGCTGTTCCTTATTCTATACACCACATGTCACATACGCACGATATTTTTCATGGATTGTTCAACCCCCCACAATAATACCCCCCTATTGCCTTGCTGTGGAGATGTATGACctagtataaatatattcttgTGTAATATGGTCAGTGAGCATGTGTTGTCCATATTAAACTGtttataatgtgtgtttgtgcaggtaTTTGCAACTTCTAAAACAGAAGGATGCTGTGGAGGAGCTGCAGGCATCTCTGCAGAGAGAGAAGGCGAGTTTGGAGGAGGAGATTCGTAAGAACACTCAGATTATGGGAGAGAACCGCAGCCTGAGAGAGGAGATGGACAGGTCAGCCTTTATAAATAATCTCACACGCACTGTGGCTGATCTCAAAGCAACACAACAAGCCAAAaccttctgctgctgctttatTAAGCAGCAGACGCTGCCCTCTGCTGGTGAAACTCTGTTACTGCTTTTTGGTTGTGAGCAGTACTGGAGTATTAAGGCACATACAATGATTTTAGTCACTGTACTATGAAGTTGCCATTAAGCGTTCCTACTACTGTTTGCCataataacatttatcagtgggtggctCGACTAGCATTCCACTATTGACGACAAATCAAGATTTCTTgccgctaaaatgaaacattcttgAGGTTTGAATATATAATTCACCAGTGTACATATGAATCATATCCTATGAGATGAAGTAGTAGTGTGTGCTGGACTGTCTGGGTCTATGAAGCAGTTCAGACTCTCGGTAGCATGGCGGATCACATGCGTTCTACCGTCTTCACTCCCGTTGGTAGTCGCTGCAacaagtcgctccaaatttgcataaagttaaacttttctcaaatTTGTCATGTCGctagacacgcccacatctagtcaccACCGATCGCTGTCGCTCATGTCACCGGAAGTCggcagctctcattgaaaatgaatggtctccagTTGCTTTCTTGCTGTATGCATGAACATGCGTTAAGTCACTATTTCTAACATAACTTTTACTTGTGTTGCTTGTAGTTTGTGCAGTAAATAGACcgagcatgtccaaaagtgaCACTCGCCAGCCACTTTCTAAGGAACACCTGTTCATCTGCACATTCATGTTATACAATCAGCTAGTGATGTGGTAGTCGAGCAGTCATGCAGATATTAGTTAAGAGCCTCAATTCATCTACGCATCAGAATGTACATGGAACCCAGTgaggtcttttgctgttgtcgCCCAGCTGCATCAAGGTTCAACGTGTTGGCAttcagagatgcttttctg
This window contains:
- the ccdc88c gene encoding protein Daple isoform X3, translating into MDVTVTVSELMANFMESPLVVWVKTFGPLASNSEDKLSMFMELVDGVFLHKIMTHIDPNPTNHRVNKQVNSDVNLRIQNLSIVIRQIRNYYQENLQQLVLMTLPNVLTIAKDPLSGKSMEEMKRLLLLLLGCAVQCERKEEIIEKIKLLDIETQTAIVSHIQEVTHNQENVLDMQWLEVGELPPEDLDPLSRIMAFHLRKLIDERDECSELILELSQERDYLQLQQLPNSVGYSSADQSTQPSILTKEERQHLSVELADTKAKLRRSRQELEEKTEQLIDARNELERLDAEMQKLKQENMQLLAEARSVRAYRDEVDALRERAGKVDRLETELARFKEKLHDVHFYKARMEELREDNMTLVETKAMLEEQLGTARGRCDKLHELEKENLHLRSKLHDMEIDRDSDKKRLEELLEENMMLEISQKQSMNESAHLGWELEQLAKNNEVNDVRKSFGVEMNESASSRLLKLEKENQSLQSTIQNLREAALGLEEGQLHTMELERENQGLSKKLERLQSQLDQEKQTIKDMENLGEELIKEKQRLEKDLETLRAEKGKQISELEQEKEHLSLTVNSLRKRAQEDSEARVREVETENRILHQKISDTGSRLVQLENEKQQVTEQLEDELECAKELQRKVKTLECTQKQLQDELTSLKVAEEQLETLQCKNSILEQENWGLKKDAEELKSDNMRLTLLEKEHRKLGNENVELRSTVAELRSQAKRTERLEINCSSLDKENQRLQQSLESSSNKIQGLKNELHEAETQSEELRHELEELRKLARRADEAEKERRKVEQELGQAEKERKQLEREARRLRQQVDVRESALEESSLKLSNMEKEGAATNRELARLQEAASRVKDMEKENKELQKQVTIDKRTLATLREELVNEKLRVQQQCNELEKLSHELEKIGLNRERLLQEEHSWEDNKYKILESKIESALKNSMELKEEKIQGLESRLEESSSLNQQLRTELASVKKTLEALRQRQEEEAAHSEISQKAVEQVRSGTSQEKWETEQREITTELLKLKDHLIDVEKNNASLLTEKHLLKEHLKQLDSQNTQLNAQTLALQKQATTLQEQNTALHKDTAKLQVENSTLKSQNSSLTAQYTALQAQLQTLEAEAEVLQRQHEEARVRRDSISQDHERLLSVHERQAAEYEQLITQHTALKSSQRALEQEHRSMENKYLQLLKQKDAVEELQASLQREKASLEEEIRKNTQIMGENRSLREEMDRLSQKHAHLRQEYDGLQHQSKELKMSLNESQLELNRWQSRFDQLKEQHQGLDISLTKLDNHCELLTRLKGNLEEENHHLLSQVQMLSQQNQTLLERSMESKELYHEEQKQYIDKLNSLRRQKEKLEEKIMDQYKFYDPTPKKRSHWVAPKAIAKFMKPKKERSRERQDGSRERIRSAPDIPLPEIPHPLDCSTNSPKLTPPPLPSRQTCLNLDSPSSVSVEENHAHSSPILSSASNNRAKRFLFLRSKSQEKIRVPRTSPSRRSLTKRLRFWASAEVIMPPSPSEHLSQIGHF